The Saprospiraceae bacterium genome includes a window with the following:
- a CDS encoding transposase, with protein MEFYKNQIFHVYNQGNDRQKIFFKDDNYLYFLKKMRQFVCPYADFLAYCLMPNHFHFLIYVRETELFKEKPKPKTTTLNESIGTMLMSYTSAINKQENRIGSLFRQHTKAEDGWIDDVISIGSKNQKLIFSPDINYGMICFEYIHNNPVKAKLVLSQENWKYSSARDYLGIRNGTLCDQILAKELLNLENLIR; from the coding sequence ATGGAATTCTATAAAAATCAGATTTTTCATGTTTACAATCAGGGAAATGACCGACAAAAAATCTTTTTCAAAGACGATAATTATTTGTATTTTCTAAAAAAGATGAGACAGTTTGTTTGTCCTTATGCTGATTTTTTAGCTTACTGTTTAATGCCAAATCATTTTCATTTTCTCATTTATGTCAGAGAAACTGAGTTATTCAAAGAAAAACCTAAACCTAAAACTACCACATTAAATGAGTCTATCGGAACGATGTTAATGTCTTATACATCAGCCATCAATAAACAAGAAAATAGGATTGGCTCTCTTTTTCGACAACATACAAAAGCAGAAGATGGATGGATTGATGATGTGATTTCAATTGGTTCCAAAAACCAAAAACTGATATTTTCTCCTGATATCAATTATGGAATGATATGTTTTGAATATATTCATAATAATCCCGTTAAAGCTAAACTAGTATTATCCCAAGAGAATTGGAAATATTCTTCTGCAAGGGATTATCTGGGAATTAGAAATGGCACTCTATGTGATCAAATATTAGCAAAAGAACTTTTGAATTTGGAGAATCTGATTAGATAA
- the era gene encoding GTPase Era yields MTVHKSGFVNIVGNPNVGKSTLLNALVGEKMSIITSKPQTTRHRILGLVSSDDYQIVFSDTPGIIDEPGYGMQKSMNKFAWSSFEDADILLFMTDIYDKYTGEEPVIKALQQAEVPKYLIINKQDLDKDEKSAAIKDKWKEFVDFDQVWEISAMQKTNTDGLLAAILVDLPEGPEYYPKDELSDKNERFFVTEIIREKLLLQFKQEVPYSCEVVVSSFKEEDKRGEPILMIYADIYVDRKSQKPIIIGKNGESIKKLGIAARADIEAFFEKHVYLDLNVKVKENWRNDERMLKMFGYED; encoded by the coding sequence ATGACAGTGCATAAATCCGGTTTTGTAAATATAGTAGGAAATCCGAATGTTGGAAAATCTACCCTTTTAAATGCTTTGGTGGGCGAAAAAATGTCCATCATCACCAGCAAACCACAAACAACAAGACACCGGATATTAGGTCTGGTAAGTTCAGATGACTATCAGATAGTTTTCTCCGATACGCCGGGAATTATAGATGAGCCGGGATACGGCATGCAAAAATCCATGAATAAGTTTGCCTGGTCCAGCTTTGAAGATGCTGATATTTTGCTATTCATGACAGATATCTATGACAAATATACCGGTGAAGAGCCAGTGATCAAAGCACTGCAACAGGCTGAAGTACCCAAATATCTGATTATAAACAAGCAAGATCTCGACAAGGACGAAAAAAGTGCAGCCATCAAAGACAAGTGGAAAGAATTTGTCGACTTTGATCAGGTGTGGGAGATATCCGCCATGCAAAAAACCAATACCGATGGGCTTCTCGCTGCTATTTTAGTAGATTTGCCGGAAGGCCCGGAATATTATCCGAAAGATGAATTGTCTGATAAAAACGAACGCTTTTTTGTTACTGAAATTATCAGAGAGAAATTATTGTTACAATTCAAGCAGGAAGTACCGTATTCGTGCGAAGTGGTTGTCAGCAGTTTTAAAGAAGAAGATAAGAGAGGAGAGCCCATCCTGATGATATATGCAGATATATACGTGGACAGAAAATCACAAAAACCTATCATCATCGGCAAAAACGGGGAAAGTATCAAAAAGCTCGGTATCGCAGCCAGAGCAGATATTGAAGCTTTTTTTGAAAAACATGTATATCTGGACCTGAATGTCAAAGTAAAAGAAAACTGGCGGAATGATGAAAGAATGCTTAAAATGTTCGGATACGAAGACTGA
- a CDS encoding M20/M25/M40 family metallo-hydrolase — protein sequence MLYSFLIFLSACSTSVKYPVKHPVQNMAVDLIVLSADEMEGRETGTVGEEKAGNYIEDRFREIGLTPKGDYNSYFQSFSKKIKSNPHADKPAPDDPEITGRNVIGFIDNKAPYTIVLGAHYDHLGYGDHGSLHTGERAIHNGADDNASGVTGLLYLAESLKKSKLKNNNYLFIAFSGEEKGLLGSNYFINNPTIDFKTINYFLNMDMIGRLKAESKLAVSGIGTSPAFEPVIDTIKYPNLSVKKEMSGSGPSDHMSFYMSGIPVLAFFTGQHEDYHKPSDDAHLINYSGIKYVSEYIYNIIHHLNKKGKLEFTKTQDPIASTRAFSVTLGVMPDYLYDGKGMRIDGVRDGRPGQVAGLQKGDIIIKIGELEVVDINSYMKCLTLFKLDQTTEIVIIREGTEITKEVTFK from the coding sequence CTGTTATACAGCTTCCTCATTTTTCTATCAGCTTGTTCCACCTCTGTAAAGTATCCTGTCAAACATCCGGTGCAAAATATGGCAGTGGATCTGATCGTATTATCTGCTGACGAAATGGAAGGCCGGGAAACAGGAACAGTTGGCGAAGAAAAAGCCGGAAATTATATCGAAGATAGATTCAGAGAAATCGGATTAACGCCAAAAGGGGATTATAACAGCTATTTTCAGTCTTTTTCTAAGAAAATCAAAAGCAATCCCCATGCGGACAAACCTGCTCCTGATGATCCTGAAATCACCGGCAGAAATGTAATTGGATTTATTGACAATAAAGCTCCGTACACCATTGTTTTAGGAGCACATTACGACCATTTGGGCTATGGAGACCATGGTTCTTTGCATACCGGTGAAAGAGCAATTCACAATGGAGCTGATGATAATGCCAGCGGAGTGACAGGTCTTTTATATCTTGCTGAAAGTCTTAAAAAAAGTAAACTAAAAAACAATAACTACCTGTTTATAGCATTCTCCGGTGAAGAAAAAGGATTGCTCGGTTCTAACTATTTTATAAACAATCCTACGATTGATTTCAAAACCATTAATTATTTTCTGAATATGGATATGATAGGAAGACTGAAGGCAGAAAGTAAGCTTGCAGTCAGCGGCATTGGAACATCACCCGCATTCGAGCCTGTCATAGATACCATTAAATATCCCAACCTTTCTGTAAAAAAAGAGATGAGCGGTTCCGGTCCTTCTGACCATATGTCTTTTTACATGTCAGGTATTCCCGTACTTGCATTTTTTACGGGACAACATGAAGATTATCACAAACCCAGTGATGATGCCCACCTGATAAATTACTCCGGAATAAAATATGTGTCGGAATATATTTACAATATCATTCACCATTTAAATAAAAAAGGAAAACTGGAATTTACAAAAACGCAGGATCCTATAGCATCCACAAGAGCTTTTTCAGTAACCTTGGGTGTTATGCCGGATTATTTGTACGATGGTAAAGGGATGCGGATCGATGGCGTCAGGGATGGCAGACCGGGACAAGTGGCCGGACTTCAAAAAGGAGATATTATCATTAAAATAGGTGAATTGGAAGTGGTGGATATCAACAGCTATATGAAATGCCTTACACTGTTTAAATTGGATCAAACGACAGAAATTGTCATCATCCGGGAAGGGACGGAAATCACCAAAGAAGTAACTTTCAAATAA
- a CDS encoding PD40 domain-containing protein, whose protein sequence is MFRVILILILGIVGISCKSNKSVLFTQQDATFQDTLRYPQEKHLKNIRQLTFGGDNAEAYWSFDDKKLVFQATNKFWGVDCDQIFYFDLEKWKNDSKVPPMLSTGKGRTTCSFFMPGNNSVVYASTHEDNASCPHVPERREDGKYIWPIYSSFDIYHGDLKGNIIKKLTNTEGYDAEATVSPKGDKIVFTSLRSGDLELYTMNIDGSNVKQITDELGYDGGAFFSPDGSKIIFRASRPKTEEDKKVYRELLALGQVMPTEMELFVCNADGSDLRQLTKLGKANWAPYFHPSGKKVIFSSNHASSRGYQFNLYMINLDGTGLEQITYDGVFDAFPMFSYDGKRIVFSSNRNNGGTRDTNLFMADWVD, encoded by the coding sequence ATGTTCAGAGTGATTTTAATATTAATTCTTGGTATTGTCGGTATATCCTGCAAAAGTAATAAATCTGTGCTGTTTACGCAGCAGGATGCAACATTTCAGGATACACTAAGATATCCGCAGGAAAAACATCTTAAAAATATTAGGCAGCTTACATTTGGCGGAGATAATGCTGAAGCTTACTGGAGTTTTGATGATAAAAAATTAGTTTTTCAGGCTACCAATAAATTTTGGGGTGTGGATTGTGATCAGATTTTCTACTTTGATCTCGAAAAGTGGAAAAATGACAGTAAAGTGCCACCCATGTTGAGTACCGGAAAGGGTAGGACCACATGTAGTTTTTTTATGCCCGGAAATAATAGTGTTGTATATGCTTCTACCCACGAAGATAACGCATCGTGTCCGCATGTACCCGAAAGAAGAGAAGACGGTAAGTATATCTGGCCAATTTATTCTTCATTTGACATTTATCACGGGGATTTGAAAGGTAATATTATCAAAAAGCTGACCAATACGGAAGGTTATGACGCAGAAGCTACCGTTTCGCCCAAAGGTGATAAAATCGTTTTTACGTCTCTGAGAAGCGGTGACTTGGAATTATATACCATGAACATTGACGGATCCAATGTGAAGCAAATCACTGATGAATTGGGATACGACGGGGGCGCATTTTTCTCTCCGGATGGTTCCAAAATTATATTCAGAGCGTCCAGACCAAAAACAGAAGAAGACAAAAAAGTGTATAGAGAATTATTAGCGCTGGGTCAGGTAATGCCCACAGAAATGGAATTGTTTGTTTGTAATGCGGATGGTTCTGATCTCCGGCAACTGACAAAACTGGGCAAAGCCAATTGGGCGCCCTATTTTCACCCTTCCGGCAAAAAAGTTATTTTTTCTTCCAATCATGCCAGTTCCAGAGGCTACCAATTTAATCTCTATATGATCAATCTGGACGGCACGGGGCTGGAACAGATTACTTATGATGGTGTTTTTGATGCTTTCCCGATGTTTTCGTATGATGGTAAAAGGATTGTTTTTTCATCCAACAGAAATAATGGAGGCACACGGGATACAAATCTTTTTATGGCAGATTGGGTGGATTGA
- a CDS encoding glycosyltransferase family 39 protein encodes MFKVDNTLNYLKFTILALLAVLIPSFIGMFIDVMDIDSSQYAAMSKEMFETGNYLKVYNRGEDYLDKPPLLFWSSALMYSIFGVSHFVFRIFPVLTAFLGIYATYRFGALYYNKKAGLYAGLIWGSTQAFFLMNHDVRTDTMLVAFTITSILLLAEYLEKKQIKHFIAGFIVLGIAMMAKGPIGLMVPVLGIGTHLILSGRWREIIQWKWFVGIFITGIVLLPMCIGLYLQYDADPSKNESGLYFYFWKQSFGRLTGESHWNNNPPATFLLENFLWSFLPWTLIFILAFYYRIKNIVRSVRTNTAFKIEEYITLGGFILPFIALSTSKYQLPHYIFVVLPLAAILCGNFLSNLTVGVNEKSDLFSEGSIKVLKKSIKIMQIFILIVILILTGVLGLYFFPDVVLWVWILFSLFIISALYLFFTKPTISTGIILPSVLMISAFNIFMNGHFYPAIMQYQSGSIIGKYVTAHPEIDKNKFYIHGTDLRFYAIDFYAGVRAPEMHSLYNLRILPSGEKRWLYIDKKGLNIIQKWNDIKIDILKETDRFHISMLTSGFLNPDSRKKNCQPVYLIEVIKR; translated from the coding sequence ATGTTTAAAGTGGATAATACCTTAAATTATTTGAAATTTACAATACTGGCTTTATTGGCTGTTTTGATTCCATCCTTCATTGGTATGTTTATTGATGTGATGGACATTGATTCATCACAATATGCGGCCATGTCCAAAGAAATGTTTGAAACCGGCAATTATCTGAAAGTCTATAATCGTGGGGAAGATTATTTAGATAAACCACCGTTGTTGTTTTGGTCATCCGCTCTGATGTACAGCATTTTTGGAGTCAGTCATTTTGTGTTCAGGATATTTCCTGTTCTGACTGCATTTCTTGGGATTTATGCCACTTATCGGTTTGGTGCACTTTATTACAACAAAAAAGCAGGACTGTATGCCGGTCTGATTTGGGGTTCTACACAGGCATTTTTTCTGATGAATCATGATGTCCGGACGGATACGATGTTAGTGGCATTTACAATCACTTCCATTTTGTTATTAGCTGAATATTTAGAAAAAAAGCAGATTAAACATTTCATAGCTGGATTTATTGTCCTTGGAATTGCGATGATGGCAAAGGGGCCGATTGGTTTGATGGTTCCAGTATTGGGAATAGGAACACATTTGATTCTGTCAGGCAGGTGGAGAGAAATAATTCAATGGAAATGGTTTGTTGGCATTTTTATAACCGGAATTGTTCTTCTACCCATGTGTATCGGACTTTATTTACAATATGATGCTGATCCTTCCAAAAATGAATCCGGGCTGTATTTTTACTTCTGGAAACAAAGCTTTGGTAGGCTCACAGGTGAAAGTCACTGGAACAACAATCCACCGGCCACTTTTTTATTGGAAAATTTCCTTTGGAGTTTTCTACCCTGGACATTGATTTTCATTTTGGCATTTTATTACAGAATTAAAAATATTGTTCGTTCCGTCAGAACAAATACAGCTTTCAAAATTGAAGAATATATTACTTTGGGTGGATTTATACTTCCATTTATTGCACTCAGCACTTCAAAATATCAATTACCTCATTATATTTTTGTGGTTTTGCCTTTAGCGGCTATCCTTTGCGGTAATTTTCTGAGCAATCTTACTGTCGGAGTGAATGAAAAATCAGATCTTTTTTCTGAAGGTTCCATAAAGGTATTAAAAAAGTCGATCAAAATTATGCAGATATTTATTCTGATCGTGATTCTGATTTTGACCGGGGTATTGGGGCTTTACTTTTTTCCGGATGTGGTCTTGTGGGTGTGGATTCTATTTTCACTTTTTATAATCAGTGCATTATATTTATTTTTCACAAAACCAACGATTAGTACAGGTATTATACTTCCATCAGTCCTAATGATATCCGCATTTAATATTTTTATGAATGGTCATTTCTACCCGGCTATTATGCAATATCAATCCGGCTCTATCATTGGGAAGTATGTAACAGCTCATCCGGAAATCGATAAAAATAAATTTTATATTCACGGCACAGACTTAAGGTTTTATGCTATTGACTTTTACGCAGGCGTCAGAGCACCGGAAATGCACTCGTTATACAACCTCAGAATTCTTCCTTCTGGTGAAAAAAGATGGCTGTACATCGACAAAAAAGGTTTGAATATCATTCAAAAATGGAATGATATAAAAATTGATATTCTTAAAGAAACGGACAGATTTCATATCTCGATGCTAACGTCAGGATTTCTGAATCCGGACAGCCGAAAAAAAAATTGCCAACCTGTTTATCTGATAGAGGTTATTAAACGGTGA
- a CDS encoding ATP-binding cassette domain-containing protein has translation MSVTNSTTDEKSKTKLSKETLKKAIGIFRYIRPYIGYFAAAMFFLVVGSLIFMALMGLPGEMANTAVGKPKFNFDLDVKDYGWVFLVILIVQGVLSYLRTYYFAIVSEKGMADLRKDLYNKIITQPVTFFEERRVGELTSRITADVEQLQSTFSITLAEFIRQVVIMVSGIAIIIFWTPSLSFIMLLTFPAIVIVAVVFGKYIRKLSKERQDQLAHTNTIVEETFQSFSIVKSFANEWYESIRYGGSVDDIVKISLRFAKIRGIFFVFIITILFGGIFFILWRGALMVQNGTMEAGDLFSFIIYTGILGGAIASFGNLYTQLVSALGATERILEILDSTSEIEINQKPDKAPLKLTGDIQYQNVVFSYPTRKDVGVLKGITIDISAGQKIALVGQSGSGKSTIVQLLMKFYNPDSGQILVDGKNINDFDLTLFRQNIGIVPQEVMLFGGTIKENIAYGKPGASIEEIKFAAQQSNSLEFIEAFPDGLETIVGERGIKLSGGQRQRIAIARAILKDPKILILDEATSSLDAESEKLVQEALDNLMKGRTSIIIAHRLSTIREVDCIYVLENGRIIESGTHDYLSALDGAYNSFAKLQFDNVPAK, from the coding sequence TAACTAATTCTACGACTGACGAAAAATCAAAGACCAAATTAAGTAAAGAAACCTTAAAAAAGGCAATAGGAATTTTCAGATATATAAGACCATATATCGGATATTTTGCAGCTGCCATGTTTTTTCTGGTGGTGGGCAGCCTTATATTTATGGCATTGATGGGACTTCCCGGTGAAATGGCAAATACAGCAGTAGGTAAACCCAAATTCAATTTTGATCTGGATGTAAAAGATTATGGCTGGGTATTTTTAGTGATTCTGATTGTACAGGGAGTGCTGAGTTATCTGCGGACATATTATTTTGCTATCGTTTCTGAAAAAGGTATGGCAGACCTCCGAAAAGATCTTTACAACAAAATAATCACCCAACCTGTCACCTTCTTTGAAGAGCGACGTGTCGGTGAGCTAACGAGCAGAATCACAGCAGATGTAGAACAGTTACAAAGTACCTTTTCTATAACTTTGGCAGAATTTATAAGGCAGGTAGTCATTATGGTCTCCGGAATTGCGATTATCATATTTTGGACGCCCAGTCTGTCTTTTATTATGCTACTTACATTTCCGGCTATCGTAATTGTTGCTGTGGTATTCGGGAAATACATTAGAAAGTTATCCAAAGAAAGGCAAGACCAATTAGCCCATACCAATACGATTGTGGAAGAAACTTTCCAGTCCTTCAGCATTGTAAAATCATTTGCCAATGAATGGTATGAATCCATCCGATACGGTGGTTCAGTAGATGACATTGTAAAAATCTCTCTGCGTTTTGCAAAAATAAGGGGAATCTTTTTTGTATTTATTATCACGATTTTATTTGGTGGAATATTTTTCATTCTTTGGCGTGGTGCCTTGATGGTTCAAAACGGGACGATGGAAGCCGGAGATTTATTTTCATTTATAATATATACGGGCATATTAGGTGGTGCGATTGCCAGTTTCGGCAATTTATACACACAATTAGTCAGTGCGTTGGGAGCGACAGAAAGGATACTTGAGATTTTGGATTCAACTTCTGAAATAGAAATAAATCAAAAACCAGACAAGGCACCACTGAAGTTAACCGGAGACATCCAATATCAGAATGTTGTTTTCTCCTACCCTACCCGAAAGGATGTAGGTGTGCTGAAAGGCATCACAATCGACATATCAGCAGGCCAGAAAATAGCTTTGGTCGGTCAGAGCGGTAGTGGAAAATCAACGATTGTACAGCTTCTGATGAAATTTTATAATCCGGATAGCGGACAAATTTTGGTGGACGGTAAAAATATAAATGATTTTGACCTGACGTTATTCAGACAAAACATCGGAATCGTACCTCAGGAAGTCATGTTATTCGGTGGTACTATTAAAGAAAATATCGCTTACGGGAAGCCGGGTGCTTCCATTGAAGAAATTAAATTTGCTGCCCAACAATCGAATTCGCTGGAATTTATTGAAGCCTTCCCGGATGGTCTGGAAACAATCGTAGGTGAACGGGGAATCAAACTCTCAGGAGGTCAACGACAGAGAATAGCTATAGCCAGAGCCATTCTAAAAGATCCCAAAATACTGATACTTGATGAAGCGACTTCTTCATTGGATGCTGAATCAGAAAAACTAGTACAGGAAGCATTGGACAATCTGATGAAAGGACGTACTTCTATCATTATCGCCCATAGATTATCCACCATCAGAGAGGTGGACTGTATTTATGTGCTTGAAAACGGCCGGATCATTGAATCAGGAACACACGACTATCTATCGGCTTTAGATGGTGCTTATAATAGTTTTGCAAAGTTGCAATTTGATAATGTCCCTGCCAAATAG